From a region of the Sporosarcina ureilytica genome:
- a CDS encoding dipeptidase: MAHLEQLDQYFKEQRDTHLEELNEFLRIPSISALSEHKADMQKAAEWLVQSFDAVGLENVSIDETDGHPVVYGDWLHAEGKPTILVYGHYDVQPVDPLELWESPPFEPEVRDNKLFARGASDDKGQVFMHIKAVEALMKQSGKLPVNVKFLIEGEEEVGSPNLEKYIRENKDKLAADLIVISDTGMQGPGQPAVCYGLRGLTGVQIDVKGAKGDLHSGLYGGGVQNPLHAIVELLASFRDKEGTIAVEGFYDNVRELTEEERAAYKALGFNEEALKEEIDVPALFGEKGFSYLEQTWARPTLEINGLFGGFSGEGIKTVLPSEAGAKITCRLVPDQDPDEIVEKLQAHIEKHKPAGVTVTVTEFDKGKPFITPFDHPAIQAAGRSYEKVYHVPTAYTRGGGSIPIVAAFDEILELPVVLMGFGLSTENFHAPNEHFHLENFDQGLRVIGDYYYEIESFSKEELKK; encoded by the coding sequence ATGGCACATTTAGAACAACTTGATCAATATTTTAAAGAACAACGTGATACGCACCTTGAAGAATTAAATGAATTTTTACGTATCCCAAGCATTAGTGCCCTTTCAGAACATAAAGCGGATATGCAAAAAGCTGCTGAGTGGTTAGTTCAATCATTTGACGCTGTAGGTCTTGAAAATGTTTCTATCGATGAAACAGATGGACATCCTGTCGTGTATGGCGATTGGTTACATGCTGAAGGAAAACCAACAATCCTTGTTTACGGACATTACGATGTCCAACCGGTTGATCCACTTGAACTATGGGAAAGTCCTCCATTCGAACCTGAAGTCCGGGACAATAAATTGTTTGCACGCGGCGCAAGCGACGACAAAGGACAAGTGTTTATGCATATTAAAGCTGTAGAAGCTTTGATGAAACAATCCGGTAAACTTCCAGTTAACGTAAAGTTTTTAATCGAAGGTGAAGAAGAAGTCGGGAGCCCAAACTTAGAAAAATATATTCGCGAAAACAAAGACAAACTTGCAGCGGATCTTATTGTCATTTCAGATACAGGCATGCAAGGGCCTGGACAACCAGCAGTTTGCTATGGTTTACGTGGCCTTACCGGCGTGCAAATTGACGTAAAAGGTGCAAAAGGCGATTTACATTCTGGCCTTTACGGCGGCGGCGTTCAAAATCCACTTCATGCAATCGTTGAATTGCTTGCTTCATTTAGAGATAAAGAAGGCACAATTGCGGTTGAAGGCTTTTATGACAACGTCCGTGAATTAACAGAAGAAGAAAGAGCAGCATACAAAGCACTTGGCTTTAATGAAGAAGCATTAAAAGAAGAAATCGATGTACCAGCATTGTTCGGAGAAAAAGGATTTTCCTATTTAGAGCAAACTTGGGCACGTCCAACGTTAGAAATTAACGGCTTATTCGGCGGTTTTTCCGGTGAAGGCATTAAAACAGTTCTACCATCCGAAGCGGGTGCTAAAATTACATGTCGTCTCGTTCCTGACCAAGATCCTGATGAAATCGTTGAAAAACTACAAGCCCATATTGAAAAACATAAGCCAGCGGGCGTGACTGTGACAGTAACTGAATTCGATAAAGGCAAACCATTCATTACACCATTTGACCACCCAGCGATTCAAGCGGCGGGTCGTTCATACGAAAAAGTGTATCACGTACCAACAGCTTATACACGTGGTGGCGGTTCAATTCCAATCGTTGCGGCTTTCGATGAGATTTTGGAGTTACCTGTCGTGTTAATGGGCTTCGGACTTTCAACAGAAAACTTCCATGCACCAAACGAACACTTCCATTTAGAAAACTTTGACCAAGGTTTACGTGTAATCGGTGATTATTATTATGAAATAGAAAGCTTTTCAAAAGAAGAATTAAAGAAATAA
- a CDS encoding DegV family protein, giving the protein MTKKPLAWIVDSTAYASNKLQNHPDFFSVPLNIHFGEEQFIDGVDLTSTQLYEKIKNAEHFPKTSQPSAGEFAEKFKEIANDYEQAIAIHLSDKLSGTLASSKGGAEIAQFPVTFVDSLSLSYGTTALVEHGMDMYENGATVEEIQDTLTKMAGTIKNYILIGNLDQLYKGGRMSGVQFFLGSLLKVKPIIQISEQGELGVIDKVRSERRAFQYLMNKVKEAHSRGLHKVYIMHGNVLDQAKELENALSEQAPDLEVEIGELSSVLAVHAGEGTLAVMWLEKE; this is encoded by the coding sequence GTGACGAAAAAACCGTTAGCATGGATTGTAGATAGTACAGCCTACGCTTCAAATAAACTGCAAAACCACCCTGACTTTTTCTCTGTCCCGTTAAACATTCATTTCGGAGAGGAACAATTTATTGATGGTGTAGATTTAACTTCAACTCAGTTATACGAAAAAATAAAGAATGCCGAACATTTCCCAAAAACATCACAGCCTTCAGCAGGAGAGTTTGCGGAAAAGTTTAAAGAAATCGCAAATGATTATGAACAAGCGATTGCGATTCACCTTTCTGATAAGTTAAGCGGAACATTGGCTTCGTCAAAAGGCGGCGCAGAAATCGCACAGTTTCCTGTTACTTTTGTCGACTCTCTTTCTCTTTCATACGGGACTACTGCATTAGTAGAACACGGAATGGATATGTACGAAAATGGGGCAACTGTAGAAGAGATTCAAGATACACTGACTAAAATGGCTGGGACTATTAAAAACTACATTTTAATTGGTAATCTCGATCAATTGTATAAAGGTGGCCGGATGAGCGGCGTCCAATTCTTCCTTGGCAGTTTATTGAAAGTAAAACCAATTATTCAAATCTCAGAACAAGGTGAACTCGGCGTTATTGATAAGGTTCGTTCGGAGAGAAGAGCTTTCCAATACTTAATGAATAAAGTGAAGGAAGCACATTCACGTGGTCTCCATAAAGTTTATATTATGCACGGAAATGTTCTGGACCAAGCGAAAGAGTTAGAAAATGCCCTTTCCGAGCAAGCTCCTGATTTAGAAGTTGAAATTGGAGAGCTTAGTTCTGTTCTTGCAGTTCATGCAGGAGAAGGAACACTTGCTGTCATGTGGCTTGAAAAGGAATAA
- a CDS encoding amidase domain-containing protein yields the protein MYDREAAVHYANTWWDSYNPAYPKFDDDCTNYISQCLRAGGAPMWGSPNRLQGWWIGGGTWSLSWSTPHSLRWYLGTSKRGLTAKTVQSAEQLDLGDIIVYDFQNDGRYDHSTIVTAKDGDMPLVNAHTYNVRQRTWDYKDSYASTPNARYIFFKINDNFS from the coding sequence GTGTACGACCGAGAAGCGGCGGTTCATTATGCGAATACTTGGTGGGATAGTTATAATCCAGCATATCCAAAATTCGATGATGACTGTACAAATTATATTTCGCAATGTTTACGGGCTGGGGGAGCGCCGATGTGGGGATCTCCGAATCGGCTGCAAGGTTGGTGGATAGGCGGGGGAACATGGAGTTTAAGTTGGTCAACGCCCCACTCGCTTCGGTGGTATTTAGGGACCTCAAAAAGGGGATTAACCGCGAAGACTGTTCAGTCAGCGGAACAATTAGATTTGGGGGATATCATCGTGTACGACTTTCAGAATGATGGCCGTTATGACCATTCAACAATCGTGACGGCAAAAGACGGGGATATGCCACTTGTGAATGCGCATACGTATAACGTTCGTCAGCGTACTTGGGACTATAAAGATTCCTATGCAAGCACACCCAATGCCCGCTATATTTTCTTTAAAATTAACGATAACTTTTCATGA